From Homo sapiens chromosome 19 genomic scaffold, GRCh38.p14 alternate locus group ALT_REF_LOCI_1 HSCHR19LRC_COX1_CTG3_1, a single genomic window includes:
- the OSCAR gene encoding osteoclast-associated immunoglobulin-like receptor isoform 4 precursor (isoform 4 precursor is encoded by transcript variant 4; The RefSeq protein has 1 substitution compared to this genomic sequence) has protein sequence MALVLILQLLTLWPLCHTDITPSVPPASYHPKPWLGAQPATVVTPGVNVTLRCRAPQPAWRFGLFKPGEIAPLLFRDVSSELAEFFLEEVTPAQGGSYRCCYRRPDWGPGVWSQPSDVLELLVTEELPRPSLVALPGPVVGPGANVSLRCAGRLRNMSFVLYREGVAAPLQYRHSAQPWADFTLLGARAPGTYSCYYHTPSAPYVLSQRSEVLVISWEDSGSSDYTRGNLVRLGLAGLVLISLGALVTFDWRSQNRAPAGIRP, from the exons ATGGCCCTGGTGCTGATCCTCCAGCTGCTGACCCTCT GGCCTCTGTGTCACACAGACATCACTCCGTCTG TCCCCCCAGCTTCATACCACCCTAAGCCATGGCTGGGAGCTCAGCCGGCTACAGTTGTGACCCCTGGGGTCAACGTGACCTTGAGATGCCGGGCACCCCAACCCGCTTGGAGATTTGGACTTTTCAAGCCTGGAGAGATCGCTCCCCTTCTCTTCCGGGATGTGTCCTCCGAGCTGGCAGAATTCTTTCTGGAGGAGGTGACTCCAGCCCAAGGGGGAATTTACCGCTGCTGCTACCGAAGGCCAGACTGGGGGCCGGGTGTCTGGTCCCAGCCCAGCGATGTCCTGGAGCTGCTGGTGACAG AGGAGCTGCCGCGGCCGTCGCTGGTGGCGCTGCCCGGGCCGGTGGTGGGTCCTGGCGCCAACGTGAGCCTGCGCTGCGCGGGCCGCCTGCGGAACATGAGCTTCGTGCTGTACCGCGAGGGCGTGGCGGCCCCGCTGCAGTACCGCCACTCCGCGCAGCCCTGGGCCGACTTCACGCTGCTGGGCGCCCGCGCCCCCGGCACCTACAGCTGCTACTATCACACGCCCTCCGCGCCCTACGTGCTGTCGCAGCGCAGCGAGGTGCTGGTCATCAGCTGGGAAG ACTCTGGCTCCTCCGACTACACCCGGGGGAACCTAGTCCGCCTGGGGCTGGCCGGGCTGGTCCTCATCTCCCTGGGCGCGCTGGTCACTTTTGACTGGCGCAGTCAGAACCGCGCTCCTGCTGGTATCCGCCCCTGA
- the OSCAR gene encoding osteoclast-associated immunoglobulin-like receptor isoform 3 precursor (isoform 3 precursor is encoded by transcript variant 3; The RefSeq protein has 1 substitution compared to this genomic sequence), whose product MALVLILQLLTLWPLCHTDITPSVAIIVPPASYHPKPWLGAQPATVVTPGVNVTLRCRAPQPAWRFGLFKPGEIAPLLFRDVSSELAEFFLEEVTPAQGGSYRCCYRRPDWGPGVWSQPSDVLELLVTEELPRPSLVALPGPVVGPGANVSLRCAGRLRNMSFVLYREGVAAPLQYRHSAQPWADFTLLGARAPGTYSCYYHTPSAPYVLSQRSEVLVISWEDSGSSDYTRGNLVRLGLAGLVLISLGALVTFDWRSQNRAPAGIRP is encoded by the exons ATGGCCCTGGTGCTGATCCTCCAGCTGCTGACCCTCT GGCCTCTGTGTCACACAGACATCACTCCGTCTG TGGCCATTATAG TCCCCCCAGCTTCATACCACCCTAAGCCATGGCTGGGAGCTCAGCCGGCTACAGTTGTGACCCCTGGGGTCAACGTGACCTTGAGATGCCGGGCACCCCAACCCGCTTGGAGATTTGGACTTTTCAAGCCTGGAGAGATCGCTCCCCTTCTCTTCCGGGATGTGTCCTCCGAGCTGGCAGAATTCTTTCTGGAGGAGGTGACTCCAGCCCAAGGGGGAATTTACCGCTGCTGCTACCGAAGGCCAGACTGGGGGCCGGGTGTCTGGTCCCAGCCCAGCGATGTCCTGGAGCTGCTGGTGACAG AGGAGCTGCCGCGGCCGTCGCTGGTGGCGCTGCCCGGGCCGGTGGTGGGTCCTGGCGCCAACGTGAGCCTGCGCTGCGCGGGCCGCCTGCGGAACATGAGCTTCGTGCTGTACCGCGAGGGCGTGGCGGCCCCGCTGCAGTACCGCCACTCCGCGCAGCCCTGGGCCGACTTCACGCTGCTGGGCGCCCGCGCCCCCGGCACCTACAGCTGCTACTATCACACGCCCTCCGCGCCCTACGTGCTGTCGCAGCGCAGCGAGGTGCTGGTCATCAGCTGGGAAG ACTCTGGCTCCTCCGACTACACCCGGGGGAACCTAGTCCGCCTGGGGCTGGCCGGGCTGGTCCTCATCTCCCTGGGCGCGCTGGTCACTTTTGACTGGCGCAGTCAGAACCGCGCTCCTGCTGGTATCCGCCCCTGA
- the OSCAR gene encoding osteoclast-associated immunoglobulin-like receptor isoform 5 precursor (isoform 5 precursor is encoded by transcript variant 5; The RefSeq protein has 1 substitution compared to this genomic sequence), with amino-acid sequence MALVLILQLLTLFPPASYHPKPWLGAQPATVVTPGVNVTLRCRAPQPAWRFGLFKPGEIAPLLFRDVSSELAEFFLEEVTPAQGGSYRCCYRRPDWGPGVWSQPSDVLELLVTEELPRPSLVALPGPVVGPGANVSLRCAGRLRNMSFVLYREGVAAPLQYRHSAQPWADFTLLGARAPGTYSCYYHTPSAPYVLSQRSEVLVISWEDSGSSDYTRGNLVRLGLAGLVLISLGALVTFDWRSQNRAPAGIRP; translated from the exons ATGGCCCTGGTGCTGATCCTCCAGCTGCTGACCCTCT TCCCCCCAGCTTCATACCACCCTAAGCCATGGCTGGGAGCTCAGCCGGCTACAGTTGTGACCCCTGGGGTCAACGTGACCTTGAGATGCCGGGCACCCCAACCCGCTTGGAGATTTGGACTTTTCAAGCCTGGAGAGATCGCTCCCCTTCTCTTCCGGGATGTGTCCTCCGAGCTGGCAGAATTCTTTCTGGAGGAGGTGACTCCAGCCCAAGGGGGAATTTACCGCTGCTGCTACCGAAGGCCAGACTGGGGGCCGGGTGTCTGGTCCCAGCCCAGCGATGTCCTGGAGCTGCTGGTGACAG AGGAGCTGCCGCGGCCGTCGCTGGTGGCGCTGCCCGGGCCGGTGGTGGGTCCTGGCGCCAACGTGAGCCTGCGCTGCGCGGGCCGCCTGCGGAACATGAGCTTCGTGCTGTACCGCGAGGGCGTGGCGGCCCCGCTGCAGTACCGCCACTCCGCGCAGCCCTGGGCCGACTTCACGCTGCTGGGCGCCCGCGCCCCCGGCACCTACAGCTGCTACTATCACACGCCCTCCGCGCCCTACGTGCTGTCGCAGCGCAGCGAGGTGCTGGTCATCAGCTGGGAAG ACTCTGGCTCCTCCGACTACACCCGGGGGAACCTAGTCCGCCTGGGGCTGGCCGGGCTGGTCCTCATCTCCCTGGGCGCGCTGGTCACTTTTGACTGGCGCAGTCAGAACCGCGCTCCTGCTGGTATCCGCCCCTGA
- the OSCAR gene encoding osteoclast-associated immunoglobulin-like receptor isoform 1 precursor (isoform 1 precursor is encoded by transcript variant 1; The RefSeq protein has 1 substitution compared to this genomic sequence), translating into MALVLILQLLTLWPLCHTDITPSVAIIVPPASYHPKPWLGAQPATVVTPGVNVTLRCRAPQPAWRFGLFKPGEIAPLLFRDVSSELAEFFLEEVTPAQGGSYRCCYRRPDWGPGVWSQPSDVLELLVTEELPRPSLVALPGPVVGPGANVSLRCAGRLRNMSFVLYREGVAAPLQYRHSAQPWADFTLLGARAPGTYSCYYHTPSAPYVLSQRSEVLVISWEGEGPEARPASSAPGMQAPGPPPSDPGAQAPSLSSFRPRGLVLQPLLPQTQDSWDPAPPPSDPGV; encoded by the exons ATGGCCCTGGTGCTGATCCTCCAGCTGCTGACCCTCT GGCCTCTGTGTCACACAGACATCACTCCGTCTG TGGCCATTATAG TCCCCCCAGCTTCATACCACCCTAAGCCATGGCTGGGAGCTCAGCCGGCTACAGTTGTGACCCCTGGGGTCAACGTGACCTTGAGATGCCGGGCACCCCAACCCGCTTGGAGATTTGGACTTTTCAAGCCTGGAGAGATCGCTCCCCTTCTCTTCCGGGATGTGTCCTCCGAGCTGGCAGAATTCTTTCTGGAGGAGGTGACTCCAGCCCAAGGGGGAATTTACCGCTGCTGCTACCGAAGGCCAGACTGGGGGCCGGGTGTCTGGTCCCAGCCCAGCGATGTCCTGGAGCTGCTGGTGACAG AGGAGCTGCCGCGGCCGTCGCTGGTGGCGCTGCCCGGGCCGGTGGTGGGTCCTGGCGCCAACGTGAGCCTGCGCTGCGCGGGCCGCCTGCGGAACATGAGCTTCGTGCTGTACCGCGAGGGCGTGGCGGCCCCGCTGCAGTACCGCCACTCCGCGCAGCCCTGGGCCGACTTCACGCTGCTGGGCGCCCGCGCCCCCGGCACCTACAGCTGCTACTATCACACGCCCTCCGCGCCCTACGTGCTGTCGCAGCGCAGCGAGGTGCTGGTCATCAGCTGGGAAGGTGAGGGCCCTGAGGCCCGGCCCGCCTCCTCCGCCCCAGGAATGCAGGCCCCAGGACCTCCgccctcagacccaggagcccaggcccccagcctctcctccttcAGACCCAGGGGTCTAGtcctgcagcccctcctccctcagacccaggattCCTGggacccagcccctcctccctcagatccAGGAGTCTag
- the OSCAR gene encoding osteoclast-associated immunoglobulin-like receptor isoform 6 precursor (isoform 6 precursor is encoded by transcript variant 6; The RefSeq protein has 1 substitution compared to this genomic sequence), with the protein MALVLILQLLTLWPLCHTDITPSVPPASYHPKPWLGAQPATVVTPGVNVTLRCRAPQPAWRFGLFKPGEIAPLLFRDVSSELAEFFLEEVTPAQGGSYRCCYRRPDWGPGVWSQPSDVLELLVTEELPRPSLVALPGPVVGPGANVSLRCAGRLRNMSFVLYREGVAAPLQYRHSAQPWADFTLLGARAPGTYSCYYHTPSAPYVLSQRSEVLVISWEGEGPEARPASSAPGMQAPGPPPSDPGAQAPSLSSFRPRGLVLQPLLPQTQDSWDPAPPPSDPGV; encoded by the exons ATGGCCCTGGTGCTGATCCTCCAGCTGCTGACCCTCT GGCCTCTGTGTCACACAGACATCACTCCGTCTG TCCCCCCAGCTTCATACCACCCTAAGCCATGGCTGGGAGCTCAGCCGGCTACAGTTGTGACCCCTGGGGTCAACGTGACCTTGAGATGCCGGGCACCCCAACCCGCTTGGAGATTTGGACTTTTCAAGCCTGGAGAGATCGCTCCCCTTCTCTTCCGGGATGTGTCCTCCGAGCTGGCAGAATTCTTTCTGGAGGAGGTGACTCCAGCCCAAGGGGGAATTTACCGCTGCTGCTACCGAAGGCCAGACTGGGGGCCGGGTGTCTGGTCCCAGCCCAGCGATGTCCTGGAGCTGCTGGTGACAG AGGAGCTGCCGCGGCCGTCGCTGGTGGCGCTGCCCGGGCCGGTGGTGGGTCCTGGCGCCAACGTGAGCCTGCGCTGCGCGGGCCGCCTGCGGAACATGAGCTTCGTGCTGTACCGCGAGGGCGTGGCGGCCCCGCTGCAGTACCGCCACTCCGCGCAGCCCTGGGCCGACTTCACGCTGCTGGGCGCCCGCGCCCCCGGCACCTACAGCTGCTACTATCACACGCCCTCCGCGCCCTACGTGCTGTCGCAGCGCAGCGAGGTGCTGGTCATCAGCTGGGAAGGTGAGGGCCCTGAGGCCCGGCCCGCCTCCTCCGCCCCAGGAATGCAGGCCCCAGGACCTCCgccctcagacccaggagcccaggcccccagcctctcctccttcAGACCCAGGGGTCTAGtcctgcagcccctcctccctcagacccaggattCCTGggacccagcccctcctccctcagatccAGGAGTCTag
- the OSCAR gene encoding osteoclast-associated immunoglobulin-like receptor isoform 7 precursor (isoform 7 precursor is encoded by transcript variant 7; The RefSeq protein has 1 substitution compared to this genomic sequence), with translation MALVLILQLLTLFPPASYHPKPWLGAQPATVVTPGVNVTLRCRAPQPAWRFGLFKPGEIAPLLFRDVSSELAEFFLEEVTPAQGGSYRCCYRRPDWGPGVWSQPSDVLELLVTEELPRPSLVALPGPVVGPGANVSLRCAGRLRNMSFVLYREGVAAPLQYRHSAQPWADFTLLGARAPGTYSCYYHTPSAPYVLSQRSEVLVISWEGEGPEARPASSAPGMQAPGPPPSDPGAQAPSLSSFRPRGLVLQPLLPQTQDSWDPAPPPSDPGV, from the exons ATGGCCCTGGTGCTGATCCTCCAGCTGCTGACCCTCT TCCCCCCAGCTTCATACCACCCTAAGCCATGGCTGGGAGCTCAGCCGGCTACAGTTGTGACCCCTGGGGTCAACGTGACCTTGAGATGCCGGGCACCCCAACCCGCTTGGAGATTTGGACTTTTCAAGCCTGGAGAGATCGCTCCCCTTCTCTTCCGGGATGTGTCCTCCGAGCTGGCAGAATTCTTTCTGGAGGAGGTGACTCCAGCCCAAGGGGGAATTTACCGCTGCTGCTACCGAAGGCCAGACTGGGGGCCGGGTGTCTGGTCCCAGCCCAGCGATGTCCTGGAGCTGCTGGTGACAG AGGAGCTGCCGCGGCCGTCGCTGGTGGCGCTGCCCGGGCCGGTGGTGGGTCCTGGCGCCAACGTGAGCCTGCGCTGCGCGGGCCGCCTGCGGAACATGAGCTTCGTGCTGTACCGCGAGGGCGTGGCGGCCCCGCTGCAGTACCGCCACTCCGCGCAGCCCTGGGCCGACTTCACGCTGCTGGGCGCCCGCGCCCCCGGCACCTACAGCTGCTACTATCACACGCCCTCCGCGCCCTACGTGCTGTCGCAGCGCAGCGAGGTGCTGGTCATCAGCTGGGAAGGTGAGGGCCCTGAGGCCCGGCCCGCCTCCTCCGCCCCAGGAATGCAGGCCCCAGGACCTCCgccctcagacccaggagcccaggcccccagcctctcctccttcAGACCCAGGGGTCTAGtcctgcagcccctcctccctcagacccaggattCCTGggacccagcccctcctccctcagatccAGGAGTCTag